The Mycolicibacterium lutetiense genome window below encodes:
- a CDS encoding PucR family transcriptional regulator — translation MVDKRFIPPKSTVEVLASVPDSTLRRLKQYSGRLATEAVHAMAERLDFFNDLDASQRASVQLVVQTAVVNFVEWMRDPTSDVSYTAQAFEVVPQDLRRRIALRQSVEMVRTSMEFFEEVVPLLARSEEQLNALTAGILRYSRDLAFAAASAYADQAEARGAWDLRMEANVVDAVVRGDTGPELQSQAAALNWDATAPATVIVGLPRPDRLDLARDDIHDVVKRHDRTALSDVHGTWLVAIVSGTLSATDRFLADLLSVFADGPVVTGPTSPTLTAAHRSATEAISGMNAVAGWPGAPRPVAARELLPERALMGDTTAIAALESEVMRPLADAGPALSETLDAFLDSGGAIEACARKLFVHPNTVRYRLKRIGDFTGRDPAVPRDAYVLRVASTAGRLSKQAYQPNTPAAGTIVIPAIRPAHSARQRV, via the coding sequence ATGGTCGACAAGCGGTTCATTCCGCCGAAATCCACGGTCGAGGTCCTTGCGAGCGTGCCTGACTCGACGCTGCGCCGGTTGAAGCAGTATTCGGGCCGGCTGGCCACCGAGGCGGTACACGCCATGGCCGAACGTCTCGACTTCTTCAATGATCTCGACGCGTCGCAGCGGGCCAGCGTGCAGCTGGTGGTGCAGACCGCCGTGGTCAACTTCGTCGAATGGATGCGGGACCCGACCAGCGACGTCAGCTATACCGCCCAGGCCTTCGAAGTGGTGCCGCAGGACCTGCGGCGCCGGATCGCGCTGCGCCAGTCGGTCGAAATGGTGCGGACCTCGATGGAGTTCTTCGAGGAGGTGGTGCCGCTGCTGGCCCGATCCGAGGAGCAGCTCAATGCGCTGACCGCGGGCATCCTGCGCTACAGCCGGGACCTGGCGTTTGCAGCCGCCAGCGCCTACGCCGACCAGGCCGAGGCCCGTGGCGCCTGGGACCTCCGGATGGAGGCCAATGTCGTCGACGCCGTGGTGCGCGGCGATACCGGGCCCGAGTTGCAGTCCCAGGCCGCGGCGCTGAACTGGGATGCGACCGCGCCGGCCACGGTGATCGTCGGCCTGCCGCGTCCGGATCGGTTGGATCTGGCCCGCGACGACATCCATGACGTCGTGAAGCGCCACGACCGGACGGCATTGTCCGATGTGCACGGCACCTGGTTGGTGGCGATCGTGTCCGGCACGCTCTCAGCAACCGACCGCTTTCTGGCCGACCTGTTGTCGGTGTTCGCCGACGGCCCGGTGGTGACCGGGCCGACCTCGCCGACGCTGACGGCCGCGCACCGCAGCGCCACCGAGGCGATCTCCGGGATGAACGCGGTGGCCGGCTGGCCGGGCGCACCCCGGCCGGTGGCCGCGCGCGAGCTACTACCCGAACGGGCCCTGATGGGCGATACGACGGCCATCGCGGCACTGGAGAGCGAGGTCATGCGCCCGTTGGCCGATGCCGGCCCGGCACTCTCCGAGACCCTGGACGCCTTCTTGGACTCCGGGGGTGCTATCGAAGCTTGTGCGCGCAAATTGTTCGTTCATCCAAACACGGTGCGCTACCGGCTGAAACGGATCGGCGATTTCACCGGCCGCGATCCTGCGGTGCCGCGGGACGCTTATGTGCTGCGTGTGGCCTCGACAGCCGGCAGACTGAGCAAACAGGCCTACCAGCCGAACACGCCAGCTGCGGGAACCATCGTGATACCGGCGATTCGCCCGGCACATTCGGCCAGACAACGCGTCTGA
- a CDS encoding VOC family protein, with protein MAFPALAHVAVTVRDLAVSGPWYRALFDADPVLDEDTDAGFHHLVWLLEGGTLFGVHQHQTPAPDGRFSEFRVGLDHVGFGCASRAELQAWVDRLDGLGIVHGGIVDAPYGSGLSFRDPDGIALEFFAGN; from the coding sequence ATGGCGTTTCCGGCACTGGCTCATGTGGCGGTCACCGTCCGGGATCTGGCGGTCAGCGGGCCGTGGTACCGAGCCCTGTTCGACGCCGATCCGGTGCTCGACGAGGACACCGACGCCGGTTTCCATCACCTGGTGTGGCTGCTGGAGGGCGGCACGCTGTTCGGCGTCCATCAACACCAGACCCCGGCTCCCGATGGACGTTTCAGCGAGTTCCGGGTCGGCCTGGACCACGTCGGCTTCGGCTGCGCATCGCGTGCGGAACTGCAGGCCTGGGTGGACCGACTCGACGGGCTGGGCATCGTCCACGGCGGGATCGTGGACGCCCCGTACGGGTCCGGACTCAGCTTCCGCGATCCCGACGGCATCGCCCTGGAGTTCTTCGCCGGGAACTGA
- the aceE gene encoding pyruvate dehydrogenase (acetyl-transferring), homodimeric type, which produces MTTEFVRQDLAQNSSTTAEPDRVRVIREGVASYLPDIDTDETAEWLESFDELLERSGPARARYLMLRLLERSREKRVAIPALTSTDYVNTIPTDLEPWFPGDEDVERRYRAWIRWNAAIMVHRAQRPGVGVGGHISTYASSASLYEVGFNHFFRGKSHPGGGDQVFIQGHASPGIYARAFLEGRLTTDQLDGFRQEHSHPGGGLPSYPHPRLMPDFWEFPTVSMGLGPMNAIYQARFNHYLHDRGIKDTSDQHVWAFLGDGEMDEPESRGLIQVAANEALDNLTFVVNCNLQRLDGPVRGNGKIIQELESFFRGAGWNVIKVVWGREWDALLHADRDGALVNLMNTTPDGDYQTYKANDGAYVRDHFFGRDPRTKALVQPMTDQEIWNLKRGGHDYRKVYAAYRAAMEHKGQPTIILAKTIKGYTLGSHFEGRNATHQMKKLALQDLKDFRDVTRVPITDEQLEQDPYLPPYYHPGPETPEIRYLLDRRRALGGFVPARRNKTTPLALPAADAYAALKKGSGNQAVATTMATVRTFKELLRDKNIGPRLVPIIPDEARTFGMDSWFPSLKIYNRNGQLYTSVDSALMLAYKESEIGQILHEGINEAGSTASFTAVGTSYSTHNEPMIPIYIFYSMFGFQRTGDGLWAAADQMAKGFVLGATAGRTTLTGEGLQHADGHSLLLASTNPAAVTYDPAFAYEVAHIIESGLQRMYGEHAESVYFYITIYNEPYVQPAEPANLDTEALLRGMYRYRRAPEPRTNTAQILASGVSMPEALRAADMLAADWDVAADVWSVTSWGELNREGVEIERHRLRHPDQPARVSHVTSALADAAGPVVAVSDWMRAVPEQIRQWVPGTYITLGTDGFGFSDTRPAARRFFNTDAESVVVAALEGLARDGEIDPSVAIAAAKQYKIDDVFAAAVSYVDTGSA; this is translated from the coding sequence TTGACCACCGAGTTCGTGCGCCAGGATCTGGCCCAAAACTCCTCTACCACAGCCGAACCCGACCGGGTACGGGTCATCCGGGAGGGGGTTGCCTCATACCTTCCCGATATCGACACCGACGAGACCGCAGAATGGTTGGAGTCGTTCGACGAGTTGCTGGAGCGATCCGGTCCGGCCCGAGCCCGGTACCTGATGCTGCGCCTGCTCGAACGTTCCCGCGAGAAGCGCGTCGCGATTCCGGCATTGACGTCGACCGACTACGTCAACACCATCCCGACCGACCTGGAGCCCTGGTTCCCCGGCGACGAGGACGTCGAGCGCCGCTACCGGGCCTGGATCCGGTGGAACGCGGCCATCATGGTGCACCGCGCCCAGCGCCCAGGAGTCGGTGTGGGCGGGCATATCTCGACGTATGCGTCGTCGGCGTCGCTCTATGAGGTCGGGTTCAACCATTTCTTCCGCGGCAAGTCCCACCCGGGCGGCGGCGACCAGGTCTTCATCCAGGGGCACGCCTCCCCCGGCATCTACGCGCGCGCCTTCCTGGAAGGCCGCCTGACGACCGACCAACTGGATGGTTTCCGACAGGAGCACAGTCATCCCGGCGGCGGCCTGCCGTCGTACCCGCATCCGCGCCTGATGCCCGACTTCTGGGAATTCCCCACGGTGTCGATGGGCCTGGGTCCGATGAATGCGATCTACCAGGCCCGGTTCAACCACTACCTGCATGACCGCGGCATCAAGGACACCTCCGATCAGCACGTGTGGGCATTCCTCGGCGACGGCGAGATGGATGAGCCGGAGAGCCGCGGCCTGATCCAGGTGGCGGCCAACGAGGCACTCGACAACCTGACCTTCGTGGTGAACTGCAACCTGCAACGCCTGGACGGCCCGGTACGCGGCAACGGCAAGATCATTCAAGAGCTGGAGTCGTTCTTCCGCGGCGCCGGCTGGAACGTCATCAAGGTGGTCTGGGGCCGCGAGTGGGATGCCCTGCTGCACGCCGATCGTGACGGCGCGTTGGTCAATTTGATGAATACGACGCCTGATGGTGATTACCAGACCTACAAGGCCAACGACGGCGCCTACGTGCGCGACCACTTCTTCGGGCGCGATCCGCGCACCAAGGCCCTGGTCCAGCCGATGACCGACCAGGAGATCTGGAACCTCAAGCGCGGCGGTCACGACTACCGCAAGGTGTATGCCGCCTACCGCGCCGCGATGGAGCACAAGGGTCAGCCGACGATCATCCTGGCCAAGACCATCAAGGGCTACACACTGGGCAGCCACTTCGAGGGCCGCAACGCCACGCACCAGATGAAAAAGCTTGCGCTGCAAGACCTCAAGGATTTCCGCGACGTCACCCGGGTGCCCATCACCGATGAGCAGCTCGAGCAGGACCCCTACCTGCCGCCGTACTACCACCCGGGACCGGAAACCCCGGAGATCCGGTACCTGCTGGACCGGCGCCGTGCCCTGGGCGGGTTCGTCCCGGCCCGTCGGAACAAGACCACGCCGCTGGCGCTGCCCGCGGCCGACGCCTACGCGGCACTGAAGAAGGGCTCCGGCAATCAGGCCGTGGCCACGACCATGGCGACGGTGCGCACGTTCAAGGAACTGTTGCGGGACAAGAACATCGGCCCACGCCTGGTGCCGATCATCCCCGACGAGGCTCGCACCTTCGGCATGGACTCGTGGTTCCCGAGCCTGAAGATCTACAACCGCAACGGGCAGCTGTACACCTCGGTGGACTCGGCACTGATGCTGGCCTACAAGGAATCCGAGATCGGCCAGATCCTGCACGAGGGCATCAACGAGGCGGGTTCGACCGCGTCGTTCACCGCGGTGGGCACGTCGTACTCGACCCACAACGAGCCGATGATCCCGATCTACATCTTTTATTCGATGTTCGGGTTCCAGCGCACCGGCGACGGCCTGTGGGCGGCGGCCGATCAGATGGCCAAGGGCTTCGTGCTCGGGGCGACGGCCGGTCGCACCACGCTGACCGGCGAGGGCCTGCAGCACGCCGACGGCCATTCGCTGCTGCTGGCATCGACCAATCCGGCTGCGGTGACCTATGACCCGGCGTTCGCCTACGAGGTCGCCCACATCATCGAGAGCGGTCTGCAGCGGATGTACGGAGAGCACGCCGAGAGCGTGTACTTCTACATCACGATCTACAACGAGCCCTACGTGCAGCCCGCAGAGCCGGCCAACCTGGACACCGAGGCCTTGCTGCGCGGTATGTACCGCTACCGCCGGGCTCCCGAGCCACGCACGAACACCGCCCAGATCCTGGCGTCGGGCGTGTCGATGCCTGAGGCGCTGCGCGCGGCGGACATGCTGGCCGCGGACTGGGACGTGGCTGCCGATGTGTGGTCGGTGACCAGCTGGGGCGAGCTCAACCGGGAGGGCGTGGAGATCGAGCGCCACCGGCTGCGCCATCCCGATCAGCCGGCCCGCGTCTCGCATGTCACCAGCGCGCTGGCCGATGCGGCCGGCCCGGTGGTGGCGGTGTCGGACTGGATGCGTGCGGTGCCCGAGCAGATCCGGCAGTGGGTCCCGGGCACGTACATCACGTTGGGTACCGACGGCTTCGGCTTCTCCGACACCCGACCGGCGGCTCGGCGTTTCTTCAACACCGACGCCGAGTCGGTGGTGGTGGCGGCGCTGGAGGGGCTGGCGCGGGACGGCGAGATCGACCCGTCGGTGGCCATCGCGGCGGCCAAGCAGTACAAGATCGACGACGTGTTCGCCGCCGCGGTGTCCTACGTCGACACCGGCAGCGCCTAG
- a CDS encoding ACP S-malonyltransferase encodes MLALLAPGQGSQTPGMLSPWLELPGAADRLATWSQISGLDLARLGTTATAEEITDTAVTQPLVVAATLLAYEELTKRGVPETAETLVAGHSVGEIAAYAIAGVISADDAVKLAATRGAEMAKACAVEPTGMSAVLGGDEAEVLARLESLDLIPANRNAAGQIVAAGAISALEKLAEDPPAKARVRQLATAGAFHTRYMASALDGYSAAVEQVTTSEPTATLLSNADGRPVTSAADAMEKLVAQLTKPVRWDLCSATIRDRFQAAERAAIVEFPPAGTLVGIAKRELKGAPTRAIKAPADLDGLDEL; translated from the coding sequence GTGCTCGCATTGCTCGCTCCCGGACAGGGATCGCAGACGCCCGGCATGCTCTCCCCTTGGCTGGAGCTGCCCGGTGCAGCTGACCGCCTCGCCACGTGGTCGCAGATCAGCGGCCTGGATCTGGCGCGCCTGGGAACGACCGCCACTGCTGAGGAGATCACCGACACCGCGGTGACGCAGCCGCTGGTGGTGGCCGCCACGCTGCTGGCCTATGAGGAACTGACCAAACGCGGTGTGCCCGAGACCGCCGAGACGCTGGTCGCGGGCCATTCCGTCGGCGAGATCGCCGCCTACGCCATTGCCGGCGTCATCTCCGCCGACGATGCGGTCAAGCTGGCCGCCACCCGTGGCGCCGAGATGGCCAAGGCCTGCGCGGTCGAGCCGACCGGCATGTCCGCGGTGCTCGGCGGCGATGAGGCCGAGGTTCTGGCCCGGCTGGAGTCGCTCGACCTGATCCCCGCCAACCGCAATGCCGCCGGCCAGATCGTGGCCGCCGGAGCGATCTCGGCCCTGGAGAAGCTCGCCGAGGATCCGCCGGCCAAGGCCCGCGTCCGTCAGCTGGCCACCGCAGGCGCGTTCCACACCCGGTACATGGCTTCCGCGCTGGACGGGTACTCCGCCGCGGTGGAGCAGGTAACAACTTCTGAGCCCACCGCGACACTCTTGTCGAACGCGGACGGCCGGCCGGTCACCTCGGCTGCCGATGCCATGGAGAAGCTGGTCGCCCAGCTGACCAAGCCGGTGCGCTGGGATCTGTGCTCCGCCACCATCCGGGACCGCTTCCAGGCCGCCGAGCGCGCCGCGATCGTCGAGTTCCCGCCGGCGGGCACACTGGTCGGGATCGCCAAGCGTGAATTAAAGGGCGCGCCGACCAGGGCTATTAAAGCCCCAGCAGACCTGGATGGTTTGGACGAGCTGTAA
- a CDS encoding peroxiredoxin — protein sequence MLAVGASAPDFTLRDQNGRPVTLSAYRGVKDVLLVFFPLAFTGVCEGELGEIRDKLPLYENDDTATLTISVGPPPTHKIWSTESGFLFPVLSDFWPHGAVSQSYGVFNSDAGYPNRGTFVVDKTGKIRFAEMMDPGQARDQEVWREALAALRA from the coding sequence GTGCTCGCTGTCGGTGCCTCGGCGCCCGATTTCACGCTCCGGGACCAGAACGGCAGGCCGGTCACGCTCAGCGCGTACCGCGGTGTCAAGGACGTGCTGCTGGTGTTCTTTCCGTTGGCGTTCACCGGCGTATGCGAAGGCGAACTCGGAGAGATCCGCGACAAGCTGCCGCTGTACGAGAACGATGACACCGCGACCCTGACCATCTCGGTCGGCCCGCCTCCGACGCACAAGATCTGGTCCACCGAAAGTGGATTCCTGTTCCCGGTGCTCTCGGATTTCTGGCCGCACGGCGCGGTCAGCCAGTCCTACGGCGTGTTCAATTCCGATGCCGGATACCCGAACCGTGGCACATTCGTCGTCGACAAGACCGGCAAGATCCGCTTCGCCGAGATGATGGACCCGGGTCAGGCACGAGATCAGGAAGTGTGGCGGGAGGCATTGGCGGCCTTACGGGCCTGA
- a CDS encoding DUF3052 domain-containing protein yields MVAAGTDSGPNYAQILGIQKDQIVQELGWDEDSDDDIRVDIEEACGSELLDEDSDEVVDVVLLWWRDDDGDLVDRLMDAITPLAEDGVIWVVTPKTGKSGHVLPAEIAESAPTAGLMQTSSAKLGDWTASRLVQPKSKAAGKRG; encoded by the coding sequence GTGGTCGCGGCGGGGACGGACTCAGGCCCGAACTACGCCCAGATACTGGGCATCCAGAAGGATCAGATAGTCCAGGAACTGGGTTGGGACGAGGATAGCGACGACGACATCCGGGTCGACATCGAAGAAGCGTGTGGCTCAGAGCTGCTCGACGAAGATTCGGACGAAGTCGTCGACGTGGTTTTGCTCTGGTGGCGGGACGACGACGGGGATCTCGTCGATCGACTCATGGACGCCATCACTCCACTCGCCGAGGACGGCGTGATCTGGGTGGTGACGCCGAAAACCGGTAAATCCGGGCACGTGCTGCCCGCAGAGATCGCCGAATCGGCGCCGACGGCCGGGTTGATGCAGACCTCGTCGGCCAAGTTGGGGGACTGGACGGCGAGCCGCTTGGTGCAGCCGAAATCGAAGGCAGCGGGAAAACGGGGATAG
- a CDS encoding response regulator transcription factor — protein sequence MTSVSVTGVQRPHGAVPGQQARIHRADGSPIRVLLVDDEPALANLVKMALHYEGWVMEVARNGREAVRSFDETDPDVVVLDVMLPDIDVLEVLRRVRESDSYTPTLLLTARDSVMNRTPGLAAGADDYMTKPFSLEELVARLRSLLGRSGDVTSPEVETLQVGDLVLDDASREVLRDGVPVSLSATEFELLRYLMRNPRRALSRAEILDRVWNYGYDGRSSIVDLYISYLRKKIDTGHSPVIHTVRGVGYMLRSGQ from the coding sequence ATGACGTCGGTGTCTGTCACAGGTGTGCAGCGACCCCACGGGGCAGTCCCCGGTCAGCAGGCGCGCATCCACCGTGCCGACGGTTCACCCATCCGTGTTCTGCTGGTGGACGACGAGCCGGCGCTGGCCAACCTCGTGAAGATGGCCCTGCACTACGAGGGCTGGGTGATGGAGGTCGCACGCAACGGCCGGGAAGCTGTCAGAAGTTTCGATGAGACCGACCCAGATGTCGTGGTGCTCGACGTCATGCTGCCCGATATCGACGTCCTGGAGGTTCTGCGACGCGTCCGGGAGTCCGACAGCTATACGCCGACCTTGCTCCTCACTGCCCGCGATTCGGTAATGAACCGCACACCGGGGCTGGCGGCGGGAGCCGATGACTACATGACCAAGCCGTTCAGCCTCGAAGAGCTGGTGGCGCGGTTGCGCAGCCTGCTGGGCAGGTCCGGTGACGTGACATCACCCGAGGTCGAAACGCTACAGGTGGGTGATCTGGTGCTCGACGACGCCAGCCGTGAGGTGTTGCGTGACGGGGTACCCGTGTCGTTGTCCGCCACCGAGTTCGAGCTGCTGCGCTACTTGATGCGCAACCCGCGCCGGGCGCTCAGTCGCGCCGAGATTCTGGACCGGGTGTGGAATTACGGATACGACGGTCGGTCGAGCATCGTCGATCTCTACATCTCATATCTGCGGAAGAAGATCGACACCGGCCATTCGCCGGTCATCCACACCGTTCGCGGAGTCGGATACATGCTGCGGTCAGGCCAATGA
- a CDS encoding SulP family inorganic anion transporter codes for MAQRLTPATQQPADEPVGPSKQSRLHSLLRYDLPASLVVFLVALPLSLGIAVASDAPVLAGIIAAIVGGIVVGILGGSPLQVSGPAAGLTVIVAGLVAEFGWAVTCAITICAGVLQVLLGLSRIARAALAISPVVVHAMLAGIGVTIALQQTHVLLGGDSASSAWRNVTGLPGQILDAHGPGTFLGVLVIGILVGWRWMPARVKVVPGPLVAILGVTVLSLVAPFDVSRIRIDGSLIDALQLPDLPGGNWGAFATGVLTVALIASVESLLSAVSVDRLQSRAPRTNFDRELLGQGVANIASGTIGGLPVTGVIVRSSTNVAAGAQTRASAILHGVWVLAFAVPFAGLAKLIPTAALAGLLMVIGIQLVKWAHIKTAWRTGDLAVYLVTIVGVVFLNLLEGVLIGLALAISLTVWRVVRVKITADPAGDAQWRVVIDGSVTFLSLPRLNSVLASVPEGSHVTVEMSVDFIDHAGYETIDSWQRQQVASGGSVDIHDVGAVEMDSAVAGPPMRGFTPIDKRTGVVPWSSWQPRLRPSVLHGLAVYQRRTAPYLRPHLQELQHEQRPETLFITCADSRIVPNVITSSGPGDLFTVRNLGNFIPTGRQDVSVDAAIAFAVKALDVSSIVVCGHSSCGAMNAVLRDGPGQSTGDEVLDTWLEYARPTLAAFDGGCHPIAQSAAAEGFDAVDQLGMVNVVLQVQTLTEHPLLRERYQQGRLDILGLFYDIPSAAVLRVTPTEVSAFDLGRARS; via the coding sequence ATTGCGCAGCGACTGACGCCGGCGACACAGCAACCCGCCGACGAGCCCGTCGGACCGTCGAAGCAGTCGCGTCTGCACTCACTGCTGCGCTATGACCTGCCGGCGTCGCTCGTCGTTTTCCTCGTCGCGCTGCCGCTGTCGTTGGGTATCGCCGTTGCCTCCGATGCACCTGTGCTCGCCGGAATCATCGCCGCGATCGTCGGCGGCATCGTGGTGGGCATTCTGGGTGGCTCACCTCTGCAGGTCAGCGGACCGGCCGCCGGGCTGACGGTCATCGTCGCCGGACTCGTCGCCGAGTTCGGTTGGGCTGTCACTTGCGCGATCACGATCTGCGCGGGTGTGCTCCAGGTCCTGCTGGGGCTCAGCCGGATTGCCCGCGCGGCGCTGGCGATCTCCCCGGTCGTCGTACACGCAATGCTTGCCGGCATCGGAGTCACGATCGCCTTACAGCAGACTCACGTGCTGCTCGGCGGCGACTCCGCGAGCTCGGCCTGGCGCAACGTCACCGGACTACCCGGGCAGATACTCGATGCGCACGGGCCCGGTACTTTCCTCGGCGTGCTCGTCATCGGCATCCTCGTCGGATGGCGCTGGATGCCCGCGCGGGTCAAGGTGGTGCCCGGACCGCTCGTGGCGATCCTGGGCGTGACGGTGCTCTCGCTCGTCGCGCCCTTCGATGTCTCGCGGATCAGGATCGACGGCTCGCTAATAGATGCCCTGCAACTCCCGGACCTGCCCGGCGGCAATTGGGGTGCATTCGCCACGGGCGTGCTGACGGTGGCGCTGATCGCCAGCGTGGAAAGCCTGTTGTCCGCCGTGTCGGTAGACCGCTTGCAAAGCCGCGCTCCACGCACCAATTTCGACCGTGAGCTGCTCGGTCAGGGCGTGGCCAACATTGCGTCGGGCACCATCGGCGGCCTGCCGGTGACCGGTGTGATCGTGCGCAGCTCCACCAACGTTGCCGCCGGCGCCCAGACCCGCGCATCAGCGATCCTGCACGGCGTGTGGGTGCTGGCGTTCGCAGTGCCGTTCGCGGGCCTGGCCAAGCTGATACCCACGGCGGCGCTGGCCGGTCTACTCATGGTGATCGGCATACAACTGGTCAAATGGGCCCACATCAAGACGGCCTGGCGCACCGGCGACCTCGCGGTCTACCTCGTCACGATCGTCGGTGTGGTGTTCCTCAACCTGCTCGAGGGCGTGCTGATCGGCCTGGCACTCGCCATCTCGCTGACCGTCTGGCGGGTGGTTCGGGTCAAGATCACTGCCGATCCGGCCGGCGACGCGCAGTGGCGCGTCGTCATCGACGGTTCGGTGACTTTTCTGTCGCTCCCGAGACTCAACAGCGTGCTGGCGTCGGTGCCGGAGGGGTCGCATGTCACCGTCGAAATGTCGGTCGACTTCATCGACCATGCCGGTTACGAGACCATCGACTCCTGGCAGCGTCAGCAGGTCGCGTCGGGCGGCAGCGTCGATATCCACGACGTCGGCGCGGTCGAGATGGACAGTGCCGTCGCTGGGCCACCGATGCGCGGATTCACCCCCATCGACAAACGCACCGGCGTGGTGCCCTGGAGTTCCTGGCAGCCGCGGCTGCGGCCGTCGGTGCTGCACGGGCTGGCGGTCTATCAGCGCCGCACCGCGCCTTACCTCCGGCCGCACCTGCAGGAGTTGCAGCATGAACAGCGTCCCGAGACGCTGTTCATCACGTGCGCCGACTCGCGGATCGTGCCCAACGTGATCACCAGCAGCGGACCCGGCGACCTGTTCACCGTCCGCAACCTAGGTAACTTCATCCCGACCGGGCGGCAGGACGTGTCGGTGGACGCGGCGATCGCGTTCGCGGTGAAGGCCCTCGATGTGTCGTCGATCGTGGTGTGCGGACATTCCAGCTGCGGCGCCATGAACGCGGTATTGCGCGATGGCCCAGGCCAATCCACCGGTGACGAAGTGCTGGACACCTGGCTGGAGTATGCACGGCCGACACTGGCCGCCTTCGACGGGGGCTGCCATCCGATCGCGCAGTCGGCAGCCGCCGAAGGGTTCGACGCCGTTGATCAGCTGGGCATGGTGAACGTGGTGTTGCAGGTGCAGACGCTGACCGAGCATCCGCTGTTGCGCGAGCGCTATCAGCAGGGTCGGCTCGACATTCTCGGGTTGTTCTATGACATCCCGAGCGCGGCGGTGCTCCGGGTGACGCCGACCGAGGTCAGCGCATTCGATCTAGGACGCGCGCGGTCGTAG
- a CDS encoding response regulator transcription factor → MAATSVSPRGQAPRQAMLGQLPRMHRADGSPIRVLLVDDEPALTNLVTMALRYEGWTVDVAHNGSDAMALFTDTEPDVVVLDIMLPDVDGMQILQQVRAAETYTPTLFLTARDSVVDRVSGLTAGADDYMTKPFSLEELVARLRGLLRRSSHIAPPVDEVLRVGGIVLDGASHEVSRDGAALTLTVTEFELLRYLMRNPRRALSRAEILEQVWNYGFGGKSGIVDLYISYLRRKVDAGHEPMIHTVRGVGYMLRPKE, encoded by the coding sequence ATGGCGGCGACGTCGGTGTCTCCACGTGGACAAGCACCCCGGCAGGCAATGCTGGGTCAGCTACCCCGGATGCATCGTGCTGACGGGTCACCGATCCGGGTGTTGCTGGTCGACGATGAGCCGGCGCTGACCAACCTGGTCACGATGGCGCTGCGCTACGAGGGCTGGACCGTGGACGTCGCCCACAACGGCAGCGACGCGATGGCCCTGTTCACCGACACTGAGCCCGACGTCGTCGTGCTGGACATCATGCTGCCCGACGTCGACGGGATGCAGATCTTGCAGCAAGTGCGGGCAGCCGAGACATACACCCCGACCTTGTTTCTCACTGCGCGTGATTCGGTGGTGGATCGGGTATCGGGGTTGACCGCCGGCGCCGACGACTACATGACCAAGCCGTTCAGCCTGGAGGAGCTCGTCGCCCGGCTGCGGGGTTTGCTGCGCCGGTCCAGCCATATTGCACCGCCGGTCGACGAGGTGCTGCGAGTCGGCGGCATCGTGCTCGACGGAGCCAGCCACGAGGTGTCTCGCGACGGTGCGGCGTTGACGCTGACCGTGACCGAGTTCGAGCTGTTGCGGTATCTGATGCGTAATCCGCGGCGGGCTCTGAGTCGCGCCGAGATACTCGAACAAGTGTGGAACTACGGGTTCGGCGGCAAATCGGGCATCGTCGACCTCTACATCTCGTACCTACGCAGGAAGGTCGATGCCGGCCACGAGCCGATGATCCACACCGTGCGCGGTGTCGGATATATGTTGCGCCCCAAGGAATGA